Proteins encoded within one genomic window of Brachybacterium muris:
- a CDS encoding dihydrolipoyl dehydrogenase family protein yields MNADTRDLDQTTDEHSEPDGTDTYDVVVIGGGPVGENVAQYAIEGTDLTAVIVEQELVGGECSYYACMPSKALLRPLAVADASANLEGISTSQVEVEGLLARRDTWVSDYDDAGQVDWAEGAGIDVVRGRGRLVGEREVEVTGPSVRRLRARRAVVLATGSDPQVPGPLREIAPWGSRDVTGVREVPERLLIVGGGVVAVEAATWMAALGSRVTMLVRGDSLLSGFEPCAGRHVAEALEKAGVEVQLGASTVEATRTGTHEHPPLGRPHGGEITVVVEDSDGRREVRGDELLAATGRAPRLEGLGLDALGLSADDVTGGDLPGWLHVVGDASGEAPLTHWGKYRARELGARLRSEALAATTGEDAPVEAAPPEVPVPQVVFTDPQVASVGLTEQEAREKGRDVTVAEVPFGSAAGSALLRDDVVGTAKLVVDADSRTLLGATFVGPDAGEQLHAATIAIVGRVPVHVLRHAVPSYPAVSELWLRLLEELPREFRTAPPL; encoded by the coding sequence ATGAACGCTGACACCCGAGACCTGGACCAGACGACCGACGAGCACTCCGAGCCCGACGGAACCGACACCTATGACGTCGTCGTCATCGGGGGCGGCCCCGTGGGCGAGAACGTGGCCCAGTACGCGATCGAGGGCACCGACCTGACCGCCGTGATCGTGGAGCAGGAGCTGGTGGGCGGTGAGTGCTCGTACTACGCCTGCATGCCGTCCAAGGCACTGCTTCGGCCGCTCGCCGTGGCCGATGCCTCCGCGAACCTGGAGGGCATCAGCACTTCGCAGGTGGAGGTGGAGGGCCTGCTGGCCAGGCGTGACACCTGGGTCTCGGACTACGACGACGCGGGCCAGGTGGACTGGGCCGAGGGCGCCGGGATCGACGTGGTACGCGGGCGCGGGCGACTGGTGGGTGAACGCGAGGTGGAGGTGACTGGGCCGTCCGTGCGGCGCCTGCGTGCGCGGCGCGCGGTGGTGCTCGCGACCGGATCGGACCCGCAGGTCCCCGGGCCGCTGCGCGAGATCGCGCCGTGGGGCTCGAGGGACGTGACCGGGGTGCGGGAGGTGCCCGAGCGGCTGCTGATCGTGGGCGGCGGGGTGGTGGCTGTCGAGGCGGCCACCTGGATGGCGGCGCTGGGGTCCCGGGTGACGATGCTGGTGCGGGGCGACTCGCTGCTGTCCGGCTTCGAGCCGTGCGCAGGGCGCCACGTCGCCGAGGCGCTGGAGAAGGCGGGCGTGGAGGTGCAGCTGGGTGCCTCCACCGTCGAGGCCACCCGCACCGGCACCCACGAGCACCCGCCGCTGGGTCGGCCGCACGGCGGCGAGATCACCGTGGTGGTCGAGGACTCCGACGGGCGCCGCGAGGTGCGCGGCGACGAGCTGCTGGCTGCCACCGGCCGCGCACCGCGCCTGGAGGGCCTGGGACTGGACGCGCTCGGGCTGTCGGCCGATGACGTGACCGGAGGCGACCTGCCCGGGTGGTTGCACGTGGTCGGCGATGCGAGCGGCGAGGCGCCACTGACGCACTGGGGCAAGTACCGGGCCCGGGAGCTGGGGGCGCGGCTTCGTTCCGAGGCCCTGGCTGCCACGACCGGCGAGGATGCCCCCGTCGAGGCCGCCCCGCCGGAGGTGCCGGTCCCGCAGGTGGTGTTCACCGACCCGCAGGTGGCCTCCGTCGGCCTCACCGAGCAGGAGGCGCGCGAGAAGGGCCGGGACGTGACCGTGGCGGAGGTCCCCTTCGGCAGCGCCGCCGGCTCGGCGCTGCTGCGCGACGACGTCGTCGGGACGGCGAAGCTCGTGGTCGACGCCGACTCACGGACCCTGCTGGGGGCCACCTTCGTGGGGCCCGACGCAGGCGAGCAGCTGCACGCAGCGACCATCGCGATCGTGGGCCGGGTGCCGGTGCACGTGCTGCGCCATGCCGTGCCGAGCTACCCGGCCGTCTCGGAGCTGTGGCTGCGGCTGCTCGAGGAGCTGCCCCGCGAGTTCCGCACCGCTCCGCCGCTGTGA
- a CDS encoding PhnE/PtxC family ABC transporter permease yields MPGSDMPDGGMPETGTRRMRDCSGHLDPIDAEIPEGPPPRGHDRSGSRAGRWWVIGAIVLVVWSLWSTGIGREPVLNPPGLQTLRSFWEAALRPDLSAEYLRRTLDATLITVAFALLGTVLASLIGLVGGVLMSEAWWAGGRRGRPARGGACRPVRGGAGQPARGGSRRPGWMLTRIGLGIPRGIHEAVWGIILLVILGRDPLVGILALTIPFGAITAKVYAEIIDETPSGPYDALIHAGAGRLQAFVYATLPRIWDDLLAYAFYRFDCAVRGAVILGMIGAGGLGFELITAFQGLAYERMWTLIYALVLLGWVFDRWSASLRRTGRGRWMRISALLGLALTVWSVVYLRPDLGRLVSASTWERAGRMVADALPPSLPSTWADLLGDAAATVQMSVLAVVVGSAIGVVAAFLGVHRPGDGPVRAAVAGACRIILLTIRALSPPVWALLLLFVVLPGPLPGALALGLYNAGVLGRLFTEVLETMDRRPVRSLELLGAGRATTFFYGVVPMVTGRFTAYALYRWEIAIRETVVVGVVGAGGLGRVLESQRASFDYSGMLTVVIALLVLSLLVDFASASARRAWR; encoded by the coding sequence ATGCCTGGCAGCGACATGCCCGACGGCGGCATGCCCGAGACAGGCACGCGCAGGATGCGCGACTGCAGCGGACACCTCGACCCCATCGACGCCGAGATCCCCGAGGGTCCCCCTCCTCGCGGGCACGACCGCTCAGGGTCGAGGGCCGGCCGCTGGTGGGTGATCGGCGCGATCGTGCTGGTGGTCTGGTCGCTGTGGAGCACCGGCATCGGCCGCGAACCGGTGCTGAACCCGCCCGGACTGCAGACCCTGCGCTCCTTCTGGGAGGCGGCCCTGCGGCCGGACCTCTCGGCCGAGTACCTGCGCCGCACCCTCGACGCCACCCTCATCACCGTCGCGTTCGCCCTGCTGGGGACGGTGCTCGCCTCGCTGATCGGCCTGGTGGGCGGGGTGCTGATGAGCGAGGCCTGGTGGGCGGGCGGCCGTCGCGGTCGGCCCGCACGGGGCGGGGCCTGTCGGCCAGTCCGGGGCGGGGCTGGGCAGCCTGCCCGGGGCGGGTCCCGTCGGCCCGGATGGATGCTCACCCGCATCGGCCTGGGCATCCCGCGCGGCATCCACGAAGCGGTGTGGGGAATCATCCTCTTGGTGATCCTGGGGCGCGACCCGCTGGTGGGGATCCTCGCACTGACGATCCCCTTCGGCGCCATCACCGCCAAGGTGTACGCCGAGATCATCGACGAGACCCCGTCGGGCCCCTACGACGCCCTGATCCACGCCGGCGCCGGCCGACTCCAGGCCTTCGTGTACGCCACCCTGCCGCGGATCTGGGACGACCTGCTGGCCTACGCCTTCTACCGCTTCGACTGCGCGGTGCGCGGCGCCGTGATCCTGGGAATGATCGGCGCCGGAGGCCTGGGCTTCGAGCTGATCACCGCCTTCCAGGGCCTCGCCTACGAGCGGATGTGGACCCTCATCTACGCGCTGGTGCTGCTGGGCTGGGTGTTCGACCGGTGGAGCGCGAGCCTGCGCCGCACCGGCCGTGGCCGCTGGATGCGCATCTCCGCGCTGCTGGGCCTCGCGCTCACGGTGTGGTCCGTGGTGTACCTGCGGCCGGACCTGGGGCGCCTGGTCAGCGCCTCCACCTGGGAGCGGGCGGGGCGCATGGTGGCCGACGCGCTCCCGCCGAGTCTGCCGTCGACCTGGGCGGACCTGCTCGGTGACGCCGCTGCCACCGTGCAGATGTCGGTTCTCGCGGTGGTGGTGGGCAGCGCGATCGGTGTGGTCGCCGCATTCCTGGGTGTCCATCGGCCCGGTGACGGACCTGTGCGCGCCGCCGTCGCCGGCGCGTGCCGCATCATCCTGCTGACCATCCGCGCCCTCTCCCCGCCGGTGTGGGCACTGCTGCTGCTGTTCGTGGTGCTGCCCGGGCCGCTGCCGGGCGCCCTGGCCCTGGGCCTGTACAACGCGGGCGTGCTGGGCAGGCTGTTCACCGAGGTGCTGGAGACCATGGACCGACGCCCGGTGCGCTCCCTGGAACTGCTGGGTGCCGGGCGCGCCACCACCTTCTTCTACGGCGTGGTGCCGATGGTGACCGGACGCTTCACCGCCTACGCCCTGTACCGCTGGGAGATCGCCATCCGCGAGACCGTGGTGGTCGGCGTGGTGGGTGCCGGTGGGCTGGGCCGGGTGCTGGAGAGTCAGCGGGCCTCCTTCGACTACTCCGGGATGCTCACCGTGGTGATCGCCCTGCTGGTGCTGTCGCTGCTGGTGGACTTCGCCAGCGCATCCGCCCGGCGGGCGTGGCGGTGA
- a CDS encoding putative selenate ABC transporter substrate-binding protein — MLTRRQTLARLALTGAAVTGVGLTAACSSDGSDSAGNGSGSGGGSGETLRISAIPDQDPDALTEREEAFAAHLAQVLGVDVEYVPVPDYSASVSLFGAGDLDLVFYGGLTGVQAQLQNPEATVVAQRDIDPIFTSIFIANADAGIEPLDSVDDLTVFADKRFTFGSETSTSGRLMPSYFLSQAGVAEADLAGEPGFSGSHDSTIELVTSGSYEAGALNSQVWRSRMEEGTVDTDKVVMVLESPEYHDYHWLLRGDVDERFEEGFTQKLTDAMLAMHESEEGLAVVESYGAEKFIAASREDYQQIEEVARELGLVG, encoded by the coding sequence ATGCTCACCCGCCGCCAGACCCTTGCCCGCCTCGCCCTCACCGGGGCTGCGGTCACGGGAGTCGGGCTCACCGCCGCCTGCTCCTCCGACGGCAGTGACTCGGCAGGCAACGGCTCCGGCTCGGGCGGCGGCAGCGGCGAGACCCTCCGCATCAGTGCCATCCCCGACCAGGACCCCGACGCCCTCACCGAGCGCGAGGAGGCCTTCGCCGCCCACCTCGCCCAGGTGCTCGGCGTGGACGTGGAGTACGTGCCGGTTCCCGACTACTCCGCCTCGGTGAGCCTGTTCGGCGCCGGCGACCTGGACCTCGTGTTCTACGGCGGCCTCACCGGCGTGCAGGCCCAGCTGCAGAACCCCGAGGCCACCGTGGTGGCCCAGCGCGACATCGACCCCATCTTCACCAGCATCTTCATCGCCAACGCCGACGCCGGCATCGAGCCCCTCGACTCCGTGGACGACCTGACCGTGTTCGCCGACAAGCGCTTCACCTTCGGCTCGGAGACCTCCACCTCCGGGCGCCTGATGCCCTCCTACTTCCTGTCCCAGGCAGGGGTGGCCGAGGCCGACCTGGCCGGTGAGCCCGGCTTCTCCGGCTCCCACGACTCCACCATCGAGCTGGTCACCTCCGGCTCCTACGAGGCGGGCGCCCTGAACAGCCAGGTGTGGCGATCGCGCATGGAGGAGGGCACCGTGGACACCGACAAGGTGGTGATGGTGCTGGAATCCCCCGAGTACCACGACTACCACTGGCTGCTGCGCGGCGACGTGGACGAGCGATTCGAGGAGGGCTTCACCCAGAAGCTCACCGATGCCATGCTCGCGATGCACGAGTCCGAGGAGGGCCTGGCGGTCGTGGAGTCCTACGGCGCCGAAAAGTTCATCGCGGCCAGTCGTGAGGACTACCAGCAGATCGAGGAGGTCGCCCGCGAGCTGGGGCTGGTCGGCTGA
- a CDS encoding phosphonate ABC transporter ATP-binding protein has protein sequence MTGMAPAQQTTAAPPANVLELKDVTVRYGTRTVLDASLSVAPGQKVALVGPSGAGKSTVLGLSNGSVTPSTGTVTTLGTELGAATRRQLRAVRAGIGTVHQRLDLVGPLPAIHNVNAGHLGRWGLWKSLASLVRPLEADVALAAMARLGIEELAPTRTERLSGGEQQRVALARIIVQDPALVLADEPISSLDPQRARVVMDLLAAVVADGDRSLLVSLHDFDIARSVCDRVIGLRQGHVVFDLPAGEVTDAHRDELYRLPA, from the coding sequence ATGACCGGGATGGCCCCCGCGCAGCAGACCACCGCGGCGCCGCCGGCGAATGTCCTGGAGCTGAAGGACGTCACCGTCCGGTACGGGACCCGCACGGTGCTGGACGCTTCGCTGTCCGTCGCACCGGGGCAGAAGGTGGCCCTGGTGGGCCCCAGTGGCGCCGGCAAGTCCACCGTGCTCGGCCTCAGCAACGGCTCGGTCACCCCGTCCACCGGCACCGTCACCACGCTGGGCACCGAGCTGGGCGCCGCGACCCGCAGGCAGCTGCGCGCCGTGCGCGCCGGCATCGGCACCGTGCACCAGCGGCTGGACCTGGTGGGCCCGCTGCCCGCCATCCACAACGTCAACGCCGGGCACCTGGGCCGATGGGGCCTGTGGAAGTCCCTCGCCTCCCTGGTGCGGCCGCTGGAGGCCGACGTAGCCCTCGCCGCCATGGCCCGGCTGGGCATCGAGGAGCTCGCCCCCACCCGCACCGAACGGCTCTCCGGCGGTGAGCAGCAGCGGGTGGCGCTGGCCCGGATCATCGTGCAGGACCCCGCCCTGGTGCTGGCCGACGAACCCATCTCCAGCCTGGACCCCCAGCGCGCCCGCGTGGTGATGGACCTGCTGGCCGCGGTGGTGGCCGACGGCGACCGCTCCCTGCTGGTGAGCCTGCACGACTTCGATATCGCCCGCAGCGTGTGCGACCGGGTGATCGGGCTGCGGCAGGGCCACGTCGTGTTCGACCTCCCCGCCGGTGAGGTCACCGACGCCCACCGCGACGAGCTGTACCGGCTGCCGGCATGA
- a CDS encoding APC family permease, producing MSTPATPPPPGSSAAPASSGANASGAPASGATASGAPGSGQLARRLGLGDAVVIGLASMIGAGVFVALGAAQDLAGPAVLLAVGLAALVAFGNATSTAQLAAQYPTSGGTYFFGRQQLGPWWGFLAGWCFVIGKTASCAAMAMVVAAYLVPEGFQRPIAAAVVVLLTAVNLVGVTRTAGLARILVTIALVALALTAARLLVGVAAGDGGAAFGAPVPGPLAGRATGFWDGGLAALLGAGDGGALGTVLAIAQAAAVVFFAFAGYARVATLGEEVTAPRRTIPRAILLALGAVFALYIALAAVLVLVGPAPGEQGWGPAPFIAALDLVGAGVVWKLVVTVGAAAAAAGALLALVAGVSRTMLGMAREGDLPRPLAHVSQRYSVPQRAEITVGIAVVLLVLLASDVLVAITASAFGVLLYYAVANIAAYTQTGEHRLFPKALQVMGLIGCILLVAALPGSTLVAGLALVAAGLVYRGIVLASRR from the coding sequence GTGAGCACACCCGCCACCCCGCCCCCACCCGGCAGCTCCGCCGCCCCTGCTTCGTCCGGTGCCAATGCTTCCGGTGCCCCTGCCTCAGGTGCCACTGCTTCCGGTGCCCCTGGCTCCGGACAGCTGGCCCGACGCCTCGGCCTCGGCGACGCGGTCGTGATCGGCCTGGCCTCCATGATCGGGGCCGGCGTGTTCGTGGCCCTCGGTGCCGCCCAGGACCTCGCCGGCCCCGCCGTGCTGCTGGCCGTGGGTCTCGCGGCGCTCGTCGCCTTCGGCAACGCCACCTCCACCGCGCAGCTCGCCGCCCAGTACCCCACCTCCGGTGGCACGTACTTCTTCGGCCGCCAGCAGCTGGGCCCCTGGTGGGGGTTCCTGGCCGGCTGGTGCTTCGTGATCGGCAAGACGGCCTCCTGCGCTGCGATGGCGATGGTGGTCGCCGCCTACCTGGTTCCCGAGGGGTTCCAACGCCCCATCGCCGCTGCCGTGGTGGTGCTGCTGACCGCCGTGAACCTGGTGGGCGTCACCCGTACCGCGGGCCTGGCCCGCATCCTGGTCACGATCGCCCTGGTGGCACTCGCCCTCACCGCGGCGCGCCTCCTGGTGGGTGTGGCCGCCGGGGACGGAGGAGCGGCCTTCGGGGCGCCTGTGCCCGGGCCTCTCGCCGGTCGCGCCACCGGCTTCTGGGACGGCGGCCTCGCGGCCCTGCTCGGTGCCGGCGACGGGGGAGCGCTCGGCACCGTGCTGGCAATCGCCCAGGCCGCAGCGGTGGTGTTCTTCGCCTTCGCCGGCTACGCCCGGGTGGCCACCCTGGGTGAAGAGGTCACTGCCCCGCGCCGCACCATCCCGCGGGCGATCCTGCTGGCCCTCGGCGCCGTGTTCGCCCTGTACATCGCGCTGGCGGCGGTGCTGGTGCTGGTGGGTCCAGCCCCGGGGGAGCAGGGGTGGGGGCCCGCCCCGTTCATCGCCGCCTTAGACCTGGTGGGGGCGGGAGTGGTCTGGAAGCTGGTGGTCACCGTCGGCGCTGCCGCCGCTGCCGCCGGGGCCTTGCTGGCGTTGGTGGCGGGGGTGTCCCGCACCATGCTCGGCATGGCGCGCGAGGGGGACCTGCCCCGACCCCTCGCCCACGTGAGCCAGCGCTACTCGGTGCCGCAGCGGGCCGAGATCACCGTCGGCATCGCCGTGGTGCTGCTGGTGCTGCTGGCCAGCGACGTACTGGTGGCCATCACCGCCAGCGCCTTCGGCGTGCTGCTCTACTACGCGGTCGCCAACATCGCCGCGTACACCCAGACCGGCGAGCATCGACTGTTCCCGAAGGCCCTGCAGGTGATGGGCCTGATTGGCTGCATCCTGCTGGTCGCGGCACTGCCCGGCAGCACCCTGGTGGCGGGCCTCGCACTGGTGGCGGCGGGACTGGTGTACCGCGGGATCGTGCTGGCGTCGCGTCGGTGA
- a CDS encoding ExeM/NucH family extracellular endonuclease — MSTRTIGGGLRSRLARVGGTAAALAIGISVLPGVAPAAQAAVVAPGDVQINEVYGGGGNSGATFQNDFVELRNTGTEPVSIDGWSLQYASRTGSFNNTLALSGTIAPGDTFLIQLAAGNGNGEPLPAADLTGGINASGTGGVFALSDASGKLACTGTACAEDPAVVDLVGWGGAATFSGEAPAPATTNATSASRVAATGENSTDFATGAPTPTPSGTPTDPTDPVDPDPEPEPDPEPAREATIAEIQGTGPASPLAGQTVTTEGVVTAVYATGGLNGYVIQTGGTGGALSFDTHKGSTAVFVYSRDTMDQVAIGDSVEVTGAVSEFNGSTQITVAAGGLTKADQPLEAVEPATLKAFPTDEAERESLEHMLYLPGAGDFTVTDVYGTSGYGEVGLAIGDAPLRQAGDVMRPGADATAYYEEQATKLVLLDDGKTTNFSRNPDQPMSWLTTEEPVRVGASTTFAEPVVVSYSFNQWRLNTTTPWESASTDGVDFENTRQATPNEVGGDFQVATFNVLNYFTTLGVDTPGCTPYTNMDGEGTNVRGGCLPRGAWDETSFERQQSKIVEAISTTDAEVVGLMEIENSARLGETADEATASLVAALNERDGAGTWSYVPTAPAYAAAGVEGGQDAITNAIIYKSASVKPVGDAQILVGDPAFDNAREPIGQVFVPVRSGDDAADGESVEGEPFFFVVNHFKSKGSADAEDANLPADPVQGNARTSRLQQAEALNTWVTAKAAELGVEDILLVGDFNAYTQEEPLQLFYEAGYTNLGAEFDPEGWSYSFGGMVGSLDHVIANASATERITGATDWSINGPESVMTQYSRYRNNTVNIYEPGVFGSSDHNPLIVGMDAGFPAVEEPTDPTEPTDPTDPTEPGTPGDDKHPGKGSDRPGENPGKAPGHAGKPGKPDHAGKPGKAPGHAGKPGKPDHAGKPGKAPGHAGKPGKPDHAGKPGKPDHAGKPGKPAKPGNAGKRAFALQG; from the coding sequence ATGAGCACCCGCACCATCGGCGGAGGCCTGCGCAGCAGGCTCGCCCGCGTCGGCGGCACCGCAGCCGCCCTTGCCATCGGCATCAGCGTCCTTCCCGGCGTGGCCCCCGCCGCCCAGGCGGCCGTGGTCGCCCCCGGCGACGTCCAGATCAACGAGGTGTACGGCGGTGGCGGCAACTCCGGCGCCACCTTCCAGAACGACTTCGTGGAGCTGCGCAACACCGGCACCGAGCCCGTCAGCATCGACGGCTGGTCCCTCCAGTACGCCTCCCGCACCGGCAGCTTCAACAACACCCTGGCCCTTTCGGGCACGATCGCCCCCGGTGACACCTTCCTGATCCAGCTGGCCGCCGGCAACGGCAACGGAGAGCCCCTGCCCGCAGCCGACCTCACCGGCGGCATCAACGCCTCGGGCACCGGCGGCGTGTTCGCCCTGTCCGACGCCTCCGGCAAGCTGGCCTGCACCGGCACCGCCTGCGCCGAGGACCCGGCCGTGGTGGACCTCGTGGGCTGGGGCGGCGCCGCCACCTTCTCCGGTGAGGCACCCGCGCCCGCCACCACCAACGCCACCTCCGCCTCGCGCGTGGCCGCCACCGGCGAGAACTCCACCGACTTCGCCACCGGTGCCCCCACCCCGACCCCGTCGGGCACCCCCACCGACCCGACCGACCCCGTCGACCCGGATCCTGAGCCCGAGCCGGACCCGGAGCCCGCCCGCGAGGCCACCATCGCCGAGATCCAGGGCACCGGGCCCGCCAGTCCCCTAGCAGGGCAGACCGTCACCACCGAGGGCGTGGTCACCGCGGTGTACGCCACCGGCGGCCTGAACGGCTACGTGATCCAGACCGGCGGCACCGGCGGCGCATTGAGCTTCGATACCCACAAGGGCTCCACGGCCGTGTTCGTGTACTCCCGCGACACCATGGACCAGGTCGCCATCGGCGACTCCGTGGAGGTCACCGGCGCCGTCTCCGAGTTCAACGGCTCCACCCAGATCACCGTTGCCGCGGGCGGCCTCACCAAAGCTGACCAGCCCCTGGAGGCCGTCGAGCCCGCCACCCTTAAGGCGTTCCCCACCGACGAGGCCGAGCGAGAGTCCCTCGAGCACATGCTGTACCTGCCGGGCGCCGGCGACTTCACCGTCACCGACGTGTACGGCACCAGCGGCTACGGCGAAGTGGGTCTCGCGATCGGCGATGCACCCCTCCGCCAGGCCGGCGACGTGATGCGCCCCGGCGCCGACGCCACCGCCTACTACGAGGAGCAGGCCACCAAGCTGGTGCTGCTGGACGACGGGAAGACCACCAACTTCTCCCGCAACCCCGATCAGCCCATGAGCTGGCTGACCACCGAGGAGCCCGTGCGGGTGGGCGCATCGACCACCTTTGCCGAGCCCGTCGTGGTCTCCTACTCCTTCAACCAGTGGCGGCTGAACACCACCACCCCGTGGGAGTCCGCCAGCACCGACGGCGTGGACTTCGAGAACACCCGCCAGGCCACCCCGAACGAGGTGGGCGGTGACTTCCAGGTCGCCACCTTCAACGTGCTGAACTACTTCACCACCCTCGGCGTGGACACACCCGGCTGCACCCCGTACACCAACATGGACGGTGAGGGCACCAACGTGCGCGGCGGCTGCCTGCCCCGCGGCGCCTGGGACGAGACCAGCTTCGAGCGCCAGCAGTCCAAGATCGTCGAGGCCATCTCCACCACCGACGCCGAGGTGGTGGGCCTGATGGAGATCGAGAACTCCGCCCGCCTGGGCGAGACCGCCGACGAGGCCACCGCCTCCCTGGTGGCCGCCCTGAACGAGCGCGACGGTGCCGGCACCTGGTCCTACGTCCCCACCGCTCCCGCGTACGCCGCGGCCGGGGTGGAGGGCGGCCAGGACGCCATCACCAACGCCATCATCTACAAGTCCGCCTCCGTGAAGCCGGTGGGCGATGCGCAGATCCTGGTGGGCGACCCCGCCTTCGACAACGCCCGCGAGCCCATCGGCCAGGTGTTCGTGCCGGTGCGCTCCGGCGACGACGCGGCCGACGGCGAGAGCGTGGAGGGCGAGCCGTTCTTCTTCGTGGTCAACCACTTCAAGTCCAAGGGCTCGGCCGACGCCGAGGACGCGAACCTGCCGGCCGATCCGGTGCAGGGCAACGCCCGCACCTCCCGCCTGCAGCAGGCCGAGGCCCTGAACACCTGGGTCACTGCGAAGGCCGCGGAGCTGGGTGTGGAGGACATCCTGCTGGTCGGTGACTTCAACGCCTACACCCAGGAGGAGCCCCTGCAGCTGTTCTACGAGGCCGGCTACACCAACCTCGGCGCCGAGTTCGACCCCGAGGGCTGGTCCTACAGCTTCGGCGGCATGGTGGGCTCCCTGGACCACGTGATCGCCAACGCCTCGGCCACGGAGCGGATCACCGGCGCCACCGACTGGTCCATCAACGGCCCCGAGTCGGTGATGACCCAGTACTCGCGGTACCGCAACAACACCGTGAACATCTACGAGCCCGGCGTGTTCGGCTCATCGGACCACAACCCGCTGATCGTGGGCATGGACGCCGGGTTCCCCGCCGTCGAGGAGCCGACGGACCCGACCGAGCCGACGGACCCGACCGATCCCACCGAGCCCGGCACCCCCGGTGACGACAAGCACCCCGGCAAGGGCAGCGACCGTCCCGGTGAGAACCCCGGCAAGGCCCCCGGTCACGCCGGCAAGCCCGGCAAGCCGGATCACGCGGGGAAGCCCGGCAAGGCCCCCGGTCATGCCGGGAAGCCCGGCAAGCCGGATCACGCGGGGAAGCCCGGCAAGGCCCCCGGTCATGCCGGGAAGCCCGGCAAGCCGGATCACGCCGGCAAGCCCGGGAAGCCCGATCATGCGGGGAAGCCCGGCAAGCCCGCCAAGCCCGGCAATGCCGGTAAGCGGGCCTTCGCCCTCCAGGGCTGA